One genomic window of Pelmatolapia mariae isolate MD_Pm_ZW linkage group LG5, Pm_UMD_F_2, whole genome shotgun sequence includes the following:
- the cntn2 gene encoding contactin-2, with translation MWLLVCLLTLSSVALMTAVGGDVCVAGHDSGPVFEEQPSSLIYPEGLTEGKVTLSCQARANPAAAYRWLVNGTAVPLNLDRYTLVAGTLVISGPDPIRDTGSYQCLAINRCGTIISRAANLKFGYLHDFPPDGRSPQTINEGQGTFLACQPPPHYPALSYRWFLNDFPNFIRKDDGRWFVSQVTGNLYLAKAEPNDTANYFCFTTINMEVSTKSTFSKANQLTVVPDANPRKSAPTIKVRFLADTYALAGHTAQLECFAYGNPAPKVRWRKVDGLMPSKAGPTVEGPTLTLPELSFDDEGIYECEAYNSEGRDTYQGRINVQAQPEWLQVMTDSEVEISSDLQWSCVAAGKPRPSVRWLRNGQPLSTQDRVEVNGVHLRIINLALEDSGMYQCVAENKHGTIYSTAELRVQVQAPDFRLNPVRKLIPAARGGQVMIDCRPRAAPKPSLFWSRGTELLTNSSRITVTPDGILWIYNISRADEGKYTCFAENYLGKANSTGHLSVRDATKITLAPSNADINQGENVTLQCHASHDAAMDLTFTWSLNGVLLDLENSAGPYHRVEGKENTGDLLIVRAQLSQAGTYVCTAQTVVDSASASAKLVVRGPPGPPGGLLVKNVAETSVELRWSRGYDNHSPIGKYVIMGRSPLSSEWRKMRTDPVNIEGNAESARVTGLIPWTDYEFQVIASNILGSGEPSMPSHIIRTLQAAPTVAPSGLGGGGGDRDELIVTWTPMAREYQNGDGFGYILAFRKKDTSSWTEVRVPRVESSRYVYYNSSLAAYTPFEVKIKAYNRKGEGPFSQVAVVHSAEEEPTVGPSSINATALSAFEIQVSWEPVQQLSANGILRGYEIRYWRQHEREAAADRVRTAGLEPTARVSALRPSTRYHVAVLAYNSAGTGPPSPRTTVTTRKPPPNRPPGGVSWKAHGSRVTVRWDQVTAMHNESAILGYKVLYKHEDQAALKFLDKTKTSVSLPLPKDNGYIVLEIWSWGEGGDGPAHEIIVSRESGTGMMVQKDASSTLSCPHAHLLSGWALLIFAVVSGL, from the exons ATGTGGCTCTTGGTCTGTCTCCTGACCCTCAGCTCAGTGGCCCTGATGACTGCTGTTG GTGGAGATGTGTGTGTGGCAGGTCATGACAGCGGGCCAGTGTTTGAAGAACAGCCGAGCAGTTTAATTTACCCTGAAGGCCTGACTGAAGGCAAAGTGACCCTGAGCTGTCAGGCCAGAGCAAATCCAGCTGCTGCTTATAG GTGGCTTGTGAATGGGACTGCGGTTCCACTGAATTTGGACCGATACACCCTGGTGGCTGGTACCCTGGTGATCAGCGGCCCCGACCCCATCCGGGATACAGGCTCTTACCAGTGTCTAGCTATCAACCGTTGTGGCACCATCATTAGCAGAGCAGCCAACCTCAAGTTTGGTT ACCTCCATGACTTCCCTCCAGATGGCAGAAGTCCTCAAACAATAAATGAAGGTCAAGGAACGTTCTTGGCCTGCCAACCTCCTCCACATTACCCAG CGCTGTCTTACCGCTGGTTTCTCAACGATTTTCCTAACTTCATCAGGAAGGATGATGGGCGCtggtttgtgtcacaggtcACTGGGAATCTTTACCTGGCTAAAGCTGAACCTAATGACACAGCAAACTACTTCTGCTTCACAACGATCAACATGGAAGTTAGCACAAAGAGCACGTTCAGCAAGGCCAACCAGCTCACGGTAGTCCCTGATG CCAATCCCAGGAAGTCAGCTCCAACCATTAAAGTGCGCTTCCTAGCAGATACCTATGCCCTGGCTGGACACACCGCCCAGTTAGAGTGCTTTGCTTATGGAAA TCCAGCTCCAAAAGTGCGGTGGAGGAAGGTGGATGGTTTAATGCCATCCAAGGCAGGCCCCACTGTGGAGGGTCCCACCCTGACCCTTCCTGAACTCTCCTTTGACGATGAGGGCATTTATGAGTGTGAAGCCTACAACTCAGAAGGAAGGGACACGTACCAGGGACGCATTAATGTCCAAG CTCAACCAGAGTGGTTGCAGGTGATGACTGACTCAGAGGTGGAGATTAGCTCAGATCTTCAGTGGAGTTGTGTGGCTGCTGGAAAACCTCGACCCTCTGTACGCTGGCTACGCAATGGACAGCCACTTAGTACACAG GATCGTGTGGAGGTGAATGGAGTTCATCTTAGAATCATCAACCTGGCTCTGGAGGATTCTGGCATGTACCAATGTGTGGCTGAAAACAAGCATGGCACCATCTACTCGACTGCTGAGCTCAGGGTCCAAG TTCAGGCTCCAGATTTCCGGTTGAATCCAGTAAGGAAGCTTATTCCAGCAGCTAGAGGGGGACAGGTGATGATTGATTGTCGCCCTCGAGCTGCCCCGAAGCCCAGTCTGTTCTGGAGTCGTGGAACAGAGTTGCTCACCAACAGCAGCAG AATCACAGTAACTCCAGATGGCATCTTGTGGATTTATAACATCAGCAGAGCAGATGAAGGAAAGTACACCTGCTTTGCTGAAAACTACCTGGGCAAAGCCAACAGCACTGGACACCTGTCTGTGAGAG ATGCCACCAAGATCACGCTGGCCCCTTCTAATGCCGACATAAATCAGGGCGAGAATGTGACGCTCCAGTGCCATGCCTCCCATGATGCAGCTATGGATCTTACCTTCACATGGTCTCTAAATGGTGTCCTTTTGGACCTGGAGAACTCTGCTGGGCCTTACCATCGGGTGGAGGGG AAGGAAAACACTGGTGACCTGCTGATTGTGAGGGCTCAGCTGAGCCAGGCGGGGACATACGTGTGCACAGCTCAGACTGTGGTGGACAGCGCCTCAGCCTCAGCTAAGCTGGTGGTTCGAG GACCCCCGGGACCTCCTGGAGGTTTGTTGGTGAAGAATGTGGCTGAGACATCAGTGGAACTCAGGTGGAGCCGTGGTTACGATAACCACAGTCCTATCGGCAAATATGTCATCATGGGCCGCTCTCCTCTGTCGTCTGagtggaggaagatgaggacag ATCCAGTGAACATTGAAGGAAATGCAGAGTCAGCTCGTGTGACAGGACTGATTCCCTGGACGGATTATGAATTCCAGGTTATCGCCAGCAACATCTTGGGCAGTGGAGAGCCTAGCATGCCTTCCCACATCATTCGGACACTGCAAGCAG CTCCCACTGTGGCCCCAAGTGGactgggaggtggaggaggagaccGTGATGAGCTCATTGTTACATGGACG CCCATGGCCAGAGAATACCAGAACGGTGACGGCTTCGGGTACATCTTGGCATTCAGAAAGAAGGACACATCATCATGGACAGAGGTGCGAGTTCCCCGTGTAGAGTCCTCTCGATATGTTTACTACAACAGCAGTCTGGCAGCGTACACTCCTTTTGAAGTGAAGATCAAAGCTTATAACCGCAAAGGAGAAGGCCCGTTTAGCCAGGTTGCTGTGGTTCACTCTGCAGAGGAAG AGCCAACTGTGGGGCCTTCCAGCATCAATGCCACGGCACTGTCCGCCTTTGAGATCCAGGTTTCCTGGGAGCCTGTGCAGCAGCTCAGCGCCAATGGCATCCTGAGAGGATACGAG ATCCGGTACTGGCGGCAGCACGAAAGAGAAGCAGCAGCGGACCGAGTGAGGACAGCAGGCCTGGAGCCGACAGCCAGGGTGTCCGCACTTCGACCCAGCACTCGATACCACGTCGCTGTTCTGGCGTACAACAGCGCCGGCACAGGACCGCCCTCGCCACGCACCACCGTCACCACCAGGAAACCAC CTCCCAATCGTCCTCCAGGCGGCGTGTCATGGAAGGCTCACGGCTCGCGGGTCACGGTGAGATGGGACCAAGTGACAGCCATGCACAACGAGTCAGCCATACTGGGCTACAAA GTTCTGTACAAGCACGAGGACCAGGCAGCTTTGAAGTTTCTGGACAAGACGAAGACATCAGTGAGCCTGCCGCTGCCCAAAGACAACGGTTACATTGTGTTGGAGATCTGGTCATGGGGCGAGGGCGGGGACGGGCCAGCACACGAGATTATCGTGTCCCGGGAATCAG GGACTGGTATGATGGTGCAGAAGGATGCCTCCTCCACACTGTCCTGTCCCCATGCCCACCTCCTCTCAGGCTGGGCTCTGCTCATTTTTGCGGTGGTGTCAGGCCTGTGA